A window of Mangifera indica cultivar Alphonso chromosome 13, CATAS_Mindica_2.1, whole genome shotgun sequence contains these coding sequences:
- the LOC123195023 gene encoding chloroplast envelope membrane protein-like isoform X1, translated as MFLMSTSLVLCQNFIFINSKHYRNSLCLHNSSSFSLQLSGKKQRFCGFIPNSKNNNNHSKRNRTWWQRFFFDDDGNWLGLKDNDIFEEESEVSNEEDLSESEKFEAWKKRAEAIIELREAQEDMRNEESRRWEDWIVDDQGNGADNSWNQDLDNGVWERKDEAHSDPTELFPERGLVESVRDLVFGKEDDDISYEDRVFRYASLNSAKFLAVLIIIPWALDFVVHDYVLMPFLDRYVKTVPFAAQMLDVKRHQKLEMVKELNVQKARFRLEVEIGKSPPLSDEEVWWELRHKALELRDERRLENRRAFANILSDMVFGVSLFILLYFNQSKVALLKFTGYKIINNISDTGKAFLIILITDMFLGYHSESGWQTVSEIIVDHYGLEVDQSAITIFICVVPVTIDACVKLWLFKYLPRLSPRVSNIFKEMKRH; from the exons ATGTTCTTAATGAGCACTTCATTGGTCTTATGTCAaaactttatctttattaacTCAAAACATTATAGAAACTCTCTTTGTTTGCACAATTCCTCCAGTTTTTCTCTTCAATTGAGTGGGAAGAAACAAAGGTTTTGTGGGTTTATCCCAAATTCTAAAAACAATAACAACCATTCGAAAAGAAATAGAACTTGGTGGCAAAGGTTCTTTTTTGATGATGATGGAAATTGGCTTGGTTTGAAagataatgatatatttgaAGAGGAGTCTGAAGTTTCTAATGAGGAGGACTTATCTGAGAGTGAGAAGTTTGAAGCATGGAAGAAGCGGGCAGAGGCGATAATCGAGTTGAGGGAAGCACAAGAAGATATGAGAAATGAAGAGAGTAGGAGGTGGGAGGATTGGATTGTGGATGATCAAGGAAATGGTGCTGACAATTCTTGGAATCAAGATTTGGATAATGGGGTTTGGGAAAGGAAGGACGAAGCGCATTCAGATCCCACTGAGTTGTTTCCTGAAAGGGGGTTGGTTGAGTCTGTGAGGGACTTGGTTTTTGGgaaagaagatgatgatatTTCGTATGAGGACCGCGTTTTTCGATACGCCTCCTTGAATTCA GCTAAATTTTTGGCAGTACTGATAATTATTCCATGGGCCCTGGACTTTGTGGTTCATGACTATGTTCTCATGCCTTTTTTAGACAG atatgtgaagaCTGTACCGTTTGCAGCTCAAATGCTTGATGTGAAAAGACATCAAAAGCTCGAAATGGTCAAGGAATTAAATGTTCAGAAAGCACGATTCCGGCTTGAGGTTGAGATTGGCAAGTCTCCTCCACTTTCTGATGAAGAGGTTTGGTGGGAGTTAAGACATAAAGC GTTAGAGTTACGAGATGAACGGAGGTTAGAGAACCGTAGAGCTTTTGCCAATATATTGTCAGATATGGTATTTGGGGTCTCATTATTCATTCTTTTATACTTCAATCAGAGTAAA GTAGCTTTGCTGAAATTTACaggttataaaataataaacaatatttcaGATACTGGGAAggcatttttaattattcttatcACAGACATGTTTTTAGG ATATCATTCGGAGTCTGGTTGGCAGACTGTTTCGGAGATTATTGTTGATCATTATGGTCTTGAAGTTGATCAGTCTGCCATAACCATTTTTATTTGTGTGGTTCCAGTTACCATCGATGCATGTGTGAAGCTTTGG CTGTTTAAATACCTTCCAAGGTTATCTCCGAGGGTATCAAATATATTCAAAGAAATGAAGCGTCACtag
- the LOC123195023 gene encoding chloroplast envelope membrane protein-like isoform X2, with product MFLMSTSLVLCQNFIFINSKHYRNSLCLHNSSSFSLQLSGKKQRFCGFIPNSKNNNNHSKRNRTWWQRFFFDDDGNWLGLKDNDIFEEESEVSNEEDLSESEKFEAWKKRAEAIIELREAQEDMRNEESRRWEDWIVDDQGNGADNSWNQDLDNGVWERKDEAHSDPTELFPERGLVESVRDLVFGKEDDDISYEDRVFRYASLNSAKFLAVLIIIPWALDFVVHDYVLMPFLDRYVKTVPFAAQMLDVKRHQKLEMVKELNVQKARFRLEVEIGKSPPLSDEEVWWELRHKALELRDERRLENRRAFANILSDMVALLKFTGYKIINNISDTGKAFLIILITDMFLGYHSESGWQTVSEIIVDHYGLEVDQSAITIFICVVPVTIDACVKLWLFKYLPRLSPRVSNIFKEMKRH from the exons ATGTTCTTAATGAGCACTTCATTGGTCTTATGTCAaaactttatctttattaacTCAAAACATTATAGAAACTCTCTTTGTTTGCACAATTCCTCCAGTTTTTCTCTTCAATTGAGTGGGAAGAAACAAAGGTTTTGTGGGTTTATCCCAAATTCTAAAAACAATAACAACCATTCGAAAAGAAATAGAACTTGGTGGCAAAGGTTCTTTTTTGATGATGATGGAAATTGGCTTGGTTTGAAagataatgatatatttgaAGAGGAGTCTGAAGTTTCTAATGAGGAGGACTTATCTGAGAGTGAGAAGTTTGAAGCATGGAAGAAGCGGGCAGAGGCGATAATCGAGTTGAGGGAAGCACAAGAAGATATGAGAAATGAAGAGAGTAGGAGGTGGGAGGATTGGATTGTGGATGATCAAGGAAATGGTGCTGACAATTCTTGGAATCAAGATTTGGATAATGGGGTTTGGGAAAGGAAGGACGAAGCGCATTCAGATCCCACTGAGTTGTTTCCTGAAAGGGGGTTGGTTGAGTCTGTGAGGGACTTGGTTTTTGGgaaagaagatgatgatatTTCGTATGAGGACCGCGTTTTTCGATACGCCTCCTTGAATTCA GCTAAATTTTTGGCAGTACTGATAATTATTCCATGGGCCCTGGACTTTGTGGTTCATGACTATGTTCTCATGCCTTTTTTAGACAG atatgtgaagaCTGTACCGTTTGCAGCTCAAATGCTTGATGTGAAAAGACATCAAAAGCTCGAAATGGTCAAGGAATTAAATGTTCAGAAAGCACGATTCCGGCTTGAGGTTGAGATTGGCAAGTCTCCTCCACTTTCTGATGAAGAGGTTTGGTGGGAGTTAAGACATAAAGC GTTAGAGTTACGAGATGAACGGAGGTTAGAGAACCGTAGAGCTTTTGCCAATATATTGTCAGATATG GTAGCTTTGCTGAAATTTACaggttataaaataataaacaatatttcaGATACTGGGAAggcatttttaattattcttatcACAGACATGTTTTTAGG ATATCATTCGGAGTCTGGTTGGCAGACTGTTTCGGAGATTATTGTTGATCATTATGGTCTTGAAGTTGATCAGTCTGCCATAACCATTTTTATTTGTGTGGTTCCAGTTACCATCGATGCATGTGTGAAGCTTTGG CTGTTTAAATACCTTCCAAGGTTATCTCCGAGGGTATCAAATATATTCAAAGAAATGAAGCGTCACtag